In Marinobacter sp. es.048, the following proteins share a genomic window:
- a CDS encoding methyl-accepting chemotaxis protein codes for MLAQVKISTRLALGFAAVLLAILALVVPLTLTQLSRVIESAENNELKNLYKSALAEISSEGRTAKAMSTVIASSPEVSRALLEGDRDALAKTSVPLFKILKRDFNVAQFQYHLPPATSFLRAHRPEKFGDDLSEIRETILVTNREKRALMGLERGRAGLGIRGLAPIEANGQHLGSVEFGMSFGQPFFENFKEKYGVEVALHVAQGNDFEKFASTLENPLLTKELLNSISSDGPTVARMEQAGTPYAVYGEVVTDFSGNPVGVLEVARNRGDYLGLLSATRNAILIASLIAIAIAAFIGTAISRSISRPVRQAAEAMQEIADGDGDLTQRLSVVGKDEISMMARGFNRFAEKVQQSLRKVTDSTEQLASAADEMSYVTQQTRDGVKQQQNETDQVAAAMNEMTATVQEVARHASDASTAAQEADLEAQSGDTIVDQAVQSINKLAEEIERATGVVRSLEQDSVHIGSVLDVIRGIAEQTNLLALNAAIEAARAGEQGRGFAVVADEVRTLAKRTQDSTQEIQAMIEQLQARTAEAVEAMGHSREVSDMSVQQAAKAGDSLKSITNAVTTIRNMNLQIATAAEEQTSVAEEINRNVVKINDIGNQSAEGAGQTHLASESLSELANELQQLLQKFKI; via the coding sequence ATGCTGGCACAGGTGAAAATTAGCACACGGTTGGCTCTCGGTTTTGCGGCTGTTTTGCTTGCCATTCTTGCTCTTGTTGTACCGTTAACGTTGACTCAACTCAGCCGGGTAATTGAGTCTGCAGAAAATAACGAGCTGAAGAACCTCTATAAAAGCGCCCTGGCTGAAATTTCCTCAGAGGGCCGTACTGCCAAGGCGATGAGTACAGTTATTGCCAGTTCGCCAGAAGTAAGCAGAGCATTGCTTGAGGGTGACCGCGATGCTTTGGCCAAAACCTCTGTTCCGCTCTTCAAGATCCTGAAACGCGATTTCAATGTAGCGCAGTTTCAGTACCACCTCCCACCGGCCACTTCATTTCTCAGGGCTCATCGCCCCGAAAAATTTGGTGATGATTTGTCGGAGATTCGTGAAACTATTTTGGTAACTAACCGTGAGAAACGAGCGCTTATGGGCCTGGAACGTGGACGCGCAGGTCTAGGAATTCGTGGTTTAGCGCCGATTGAAGCTAATGGCCAGCATCTGGGATCAGTAGAATTTGGCATGTCATTTGGTCAGCCTTTTTTTGAAAATTTTAAAGAAAAATACGGTGTCGAGGTAGCATTGCATGTCGCGCAAGGCAACGATTTTGAGAAATTCGCCTCAACTCTTGAGAACCCACTCCTTACCAAAGAATTACTTAATTCGATCTCAAGTGACGGCCCGACAGTAGCTCGGATGGAACAAGCCGGAACACCCTATGCGGTCTATGGGGAGGTAGTCACCGACTTCAGTGGTAATCCTGTTGGCGTGCTTGAGGTCGCACGAAATCGCGGTGACTACCTGGGACTACTCTCTGCCACCCGTAATGCCATTTTAATCGCCAGCTTGATTGCTATTGCCATTGCCGCTTTCATCGGCACAGCCATTTCACGCAGCATTTCACGCCCCGTTCGCCAGGCGGCGGAAGCGATGCAGGAGATTGCCGATGGAGACGGAGATTTGACTCAGCGCCTATCTGTCGTTGGCAAGGATGAAATCAGCATGATGGCTCGCGGCTTTAACCGGTTTGCGGAGAAGGTGCAGCAAAGTCTGAGAAAGGTAACTGATTCAACGGAACAGCTTGCCTCTGCAGCGGATGAGATGTCCTATGTGACACAACAGACGCGAGACGGAGTAAAACAGCAGCAGAATGAGACTGATCAGGTTGCAGCCGCAATGAACGAGATGACGGCAACGGTTCAAGAGGTCGCGAGACATGCGAGCGACGCATCGACGGCGGCCCAAGAGGCCGATCTAGAAGCCCAGTCTGGCGATACGATCGTAGACCAGGCTGTTCAGTCCATTAATAAACTTGCAGAAGAAATTGAGCGCGCAACAGGTGTTGTAAGGTCCCTGGAGCAGGACAGCGTTCATATCGGCTCTGTACTGGACGTGATACGCGGTATTGCTGAGCAAACCAATTTACTGGCTTTGAATGCTGCGATCGAGGCGGCTCGCGCGGGCGAACAAGGACGCGGCTTCGCTGTCGTTGCAGACGAAGTTCGCACTCTAGCAAAAAGAACACAGGACTCGACTCAGGAAATCCAGGCGATGATCGAACAGCTCCAGGCCAGGACTGCTGAAGCCGTGGAGGCGATGGGTCATAGCCGGGAAGTCAGCGACATGAGCGTTCAGCAGGCGGCTAAAGCCGGAGATTCACTCAAATCCATTACTAATGCAGTAACGACAATCAGGAATATGAATCTCCAGATTGCTACGGCTGCAGAAGAACAAACGTCTGTGGCCGAAGAAATCAACCGGAACGTTGTCAAGATAAACGACATCGGAAATCAGTCCGCGGAGGGGGCCGGCCAAACACACCTGGCGAGCGAAAGCCTTTCTGAGCTTGCTAATGAATTGCAGCAATTGTTGCAGAAGTTCAAAATCTGA